DNA sequence from the Candidatus Paceibacterota bacterium genome:
TACGTAGATTGCTTCGTCGGGCGGTTCGTTTTGGAGATGTAGTAGGGATGAAGAAAAGCTCACTTTTTTGGTTGGCGGACGCCGTCATCGATATTTACAAGGAAATCTATCCAGAGCTTGTTAATCAAAGAGAAACTATAAAAGTTGAAATAGACAAAGAGGAGCAAAAGTTTCGCGGGACATTGGCCCATGGTATCAAGGAGCTTGGCCGAATCATTGAAAATTCAAAAACCCAATCTGAAAAAACCATTTCTGGGCATGAAGCTTTTAAACTTTTTTCGAGTTACGGTTTTCCAATAGAAATGACCGAGGAGCTTGCCCGTGAAAAAGGTTTCCATTTAAACCGCCAGGAATTTGAGAAAGAGATGAGTGAACACATTGAGCTTTCACGCAAAGGAGCAGAGAAAAAGTTTAAAGGAGGGCTAGCAAGCACCGGGGTCCAGGAGACCCGGTATCACACCGCCACCCATCTTCTGAATGCCGCCCTCCGCGCTATTCTCGGGGAGCATATTTTTCAAAAGGGAAGCAATATTACGGCCGAGCGGCTGCGATTTGATTTTAGTCATTCAGAAAAAATGACTCCGGAACAGATTGCAAAGGTTGAGGAATGGGTCAATGATAAAATCAAACAAGCTATCCCGGTCACCTTTTCTGAAATGCCAAAAGAAGAAGCCAAAAAACTAGGCGCTATTGGTGTTTTCAATGATAAATATGGTGAGGTGGTGAAGGTTTATCAAATAAGCGCTACCCCAGATGAGGTCATCAGCCGCGAGCTTTGCGGTGGACCACACGTTTCCAATACCTCGGAGTTGGGTACCTTCAAAATCCAGAAAGAAGAAGCCGTTTCTCAAGGTGTGCGTCGCATCAAGGCAGTTTTGTTATAATTTTTGTGATATTATAGTCCTATATGCGTTCCACAGTATCGCTCATCATTTATATTGGTAATGGGGTAGTCAAAGGAGCGCTTGTGGGTAATTCTAAAGTTCCGTACGTCATCCACACTGAGAGCGTAGATATCCCTTTTCAGGAGGTAGCTGATCCATCTCGTCTAGAAAGTCTAGCCCTCGGGGCTTTGGATACTGTGTGTCAAAATATTAAGATTAAAGGTTTTCCCAGATTAGCTGAAAAGAAATTTTCTGCCCACATTTCTCGCACTTCATGTGTCTTTTCGTCTCCTTGGTATATTTCGCAAACCTGCCTCGTGAAAAAAAAATCTGAAAAGCCATTCGTCGTCAAGGATAGCATCATGGATGAATTGATTAAAACAGCCGAACAGGAAATAGAGAAAAACCACACGAACCAAGGACTGGTGCCCATCGAAAAGAGAGTCGTGAGTGTTTCCTTGAATGGTTATCATTTATCTTCACCGCTACACAAGACGGCCCATCAGATCGACCTGTCGCTTTTTTTGAGCTTTGCCGAAAAAAATATAGTGCAGAAAGTAACTTCGACTATTACTAAACATCTTCACCCCGGTAAGTTGACCTTGCACTCTCTCTCCTTGGTAGCCTTTTCAACAGCTCGGGATATTTGGAGTTCTCTCGGGCATTTTATGCTCGTAGATGTTACTTCAGAGCTGACAGAGCTAACCCTAATCAAAAATAATGCCATTTCGGAAACAGTCACTTTTCCATACGGGAAAAATGCTTTGGTCCGCTCACTGTCTCAGGATATGCATGTCACAGGGGAAGTGGCTTCATCGCTACTCAGACTTTGGCAAAGCAAATCCATTGATCCATCTATGCAAGCTAAAGTGGAAGCAGCCATCAAAAAAGCTAGAGCGGACTGGCTCAGTTTTTTCAGCAAGACTTTGACGAGTCTTTCGGTCGGAACATCTTTGCCGAGCCGTTTTTTACTTATTGCTCACGACGATATTAGTCCTTTGTTTTCTGATTTTGTGGAAGGGGAGCAGTACAACCAGTTTTCCTTTGCTGAAGGCAATTTCTCTGTGACCAGACTGACCTCTGCAGATGTAGCAAAATACTGTAGCTTTGATCCGGAAGCAGAGCAAGATGTGGTCCTCACTTTTTCCACACTTTTTGATCAGAAACTTTCCTGATCTGTAAAATCTTTGTGCTATACTAGAGACATATGAAACCTACTTTTCAAGATATTATTCCTCCTGAGAAGCGAAGTATCCGAAATCTCACTATTTCACCAAAAAAGCCTAAAACAAAAGAGACGCTGCCTGAGCCAGAATATAAACCTGAACAAAATCTACGAGAGGTACAGGAAGAAATCCCGGACGACGTACGAGAAGAGAAGGACGACTACGAGGATATCCTATACGAGCACAATCCGCCCAGGATTATTTTATGGATTATTGCAGCTACTTCTATCGTAGGTTTGGTTTTTGCTCTTTCATTGTTGTTTTCTGGGGCGACAGTCTATGTCACGGTCCATTCGGATGTTTTCAACCTAGACCACCAGTCTTTTGTGGCGACCTCGACTACCATAGAGGCCGATGCTACATCTAGTGCAGCGACTCCCGGCATTACCGTTCCTGTCTTCCAAACCCTGACTTTGGAAGACACAGCCAGTGTTGATGTTCCAGCGACGGGGGAGACAACTGTTTCTACAAAGGCCACAGGCAACGTGGTCATTTTTAATAATTACAGCAAATCTGCTCAAGAACTCGTAGCCACTACTCGTCTTCAGACCTCAGATGGTCGTATTTATCATCTTGTGAAAGGTGTCTTGGTGCCAGGGCAAAGTATAGTGGGCGGTAAGCTTACACCTGGTAGTGTCAACGCCGCTATTATTGCTGATGCCGCTGGCTCATCCTACAATGCGGACCCTCAGGATTTTACAATTGTTGGATTTAAAGGCACTCCAAAATATACAGGTTTTTTTGCTCGATCCAAGGGTTCCATTACTGGAGGGGCTAGCGGTCTAGTAAAAAAAGTGGCTGATGAGGATATGGCCAAGGCCACTTCTTCACTCGAGCAGGATCTCCGTGATAGCCTAACTAAAAAAATAATCAGCCAGACACCAGACCGTTTTACCCTAGATCCAGATAGCATTTCTATAAAGTACACCCTCCTTCCTCAAGCCACCGTCACAGATCAAGCCACTTCAACCGGCGACAATCATCCGACCAATTCAACTACTATCAGCGAAAAAGGCGTGGCTACGGCATTTATTTTTGACACCACTAGTCTAGTCCAGGTGATTGCCGCTACGAGTACGCCCGTGACATCCGATGACGTAAACAAGCTTTCCTTTGAAATATCGACTTCTACTAGTGCTGGCCTAGCCTTTACCTTGACGGGTACCACGACTATAAAACAGACATTTTCAAATGAACTCTTAAAAAATGACTTGAAGGGACTCAATCGTACCCAAGCCCAGATCGTATTTCAAAAGTATGGCTTTGAAAATGCTGAATCCGTCATCAAGCCTTTCTGGAAGAGCACCTTTCCGGACTCAACGGATAAAATTGTCATCCAGAGATTAAATTAACGGCCTGGCCATTTGGTTTGGCGTTGATTTTGATTGACATAGGCCGTATTTTTTTATACTATAGTACTCGCCCCCATTTTATTCCTAATGGATACCAAAAAAAGTATTGAAGCCGCATACGGCGTAGTCACCGAGGCGTTGCCCAACACTCTTTTCCGTGTCCGATTAGACGGTCAAGAAAATGATATCTTGGCCTATTTAGGAGGCAAGATGCGGATGAACCGTATCCGAGTCCTAGTGGGTGACAGGGTTTCTGTAGAGCTCGATCCATACGGTGGGAAGGGGAGGATTGTCAAAAGAATGTAAATAGGTTATACTCTTTTTCACGCCCTAAATAACCAAAAGGGCAGGGTTTATTAGTCGCTTTAATCAACACACATGAAGGTCAAAACTTCAGTCAAAGCAATGTGCGCAAAATGTAAAGTCGTCCGACGTAAGGGCTATCTTTATGTTGTCTGCAAATCAAACCCTCGCCATAAACAGCGACAAGGCTAATCAAAAACCCTTTAAATAAATTTAAAAAATAATGCGTATTTTAGGTATAACACTTCCAGATGAAAAAAGACTTGAGATAGCTCTCACTGCTCTTTTCGGTATAGGCCGTTCCCGAGCTCAAATGATTCTAAAGGAGGCCGCTATCGATTTTGGCCGAAAAGCCAAGGAGCTTTCAGTAGACGAAGAAAATAAAATCCGCGCTATTGTGGAAGGTTATAAAATTGAGGCCGATCTCAAACGTGAGGTTAGTTCAAACATCAAGCGTCTCAAGGACATTAAATCATACCGTGGCAGTCGACATGCCAAGAGACTTCCAGCTCGTGGACAGCGTACCAAAACAAATGCCCGCACCCATAAAGGGGTTAAGAAGACTATGGGTACCGGCCGGCGCAAGGAGTCAAAGACCTAGTCTTATTTAAAAGACTCAAATAATAAATTTTAATCACAAATTCCTATGGGTAAGAAAAAAATTGTAACTAAAACAGATGAAGAAACAAAAGGCGCAGCAGCGCAGGATAAAGCCGTTGATACAGCCACTCCTGTCAAGATGGCTAGCCTAAAAAAGCGGGTAGACACCGGCACACTTTTTGTGCAGTCTACCTACAACAACACCATCCTTACTCTCGGGGACGCCAAAGGCAATGTGATTGCTCAATCCTCATCAGGGGCCATCGGCTTCAAGGGAGCAAAAAAAGGAACTCCTTTTGCAGCTGCAAAAGTCGGCGAGCTTCTTGGGGCAAAGGCACAGACCCTCGGAATGAAAGAGGTGGCGGTCATAGTCAAAGGCGTAGGCTCTGGTCGAGAATCATCGATCAGAGGTTTTGTTTCTAAGGGGATAAATATTTTGAGTATTAAGGATGTCACACCTGTGCCTCACAACGGTCCAAAACCCAAAAAACCGCGACGAGTATAGGGTATCGATAGTCATTGAGAAAAATATAAATAATAAAGTAAAAATAATTTAAAAATATGATAAGAGGTCCAAAATTTAAAATAGCTCGCCGTCTAGGAGCCCCAATCTTTGAAAAAACGCAAAATGCGAAGTTCCAGCTTGTAGTGGAAAAAAAGATCGGCGCCAAAA
Encoded proteins:
- the rpsK gene encoding 30S ribosomal protein S11, yielding MASLKKRVDTGTLFVQSTYNNTILTLGDAKGNVIAQSSSGAIGFKGAKKGTPFAAAKVGELLGAKAQTLGMKEVAVIVKGVGSGRESSIRGFVSKGINILSIKDVTPVPHNGPKPKKPRRV
- the rpsM gene encoding 30S ribosomal protein S13, with amino-acid sequence MMRILGITLPDEKRLEIALTALFGIGRSRAQMILKEAAIDFGRKAKELSVDEENKIRAIVEGYKIEADLKREVSSNIKRLKDIKSYRGSRHAKRLPARGQRTKTNARTHKGVKKTMGTGRRKESKT
- the rpmJ gene encoding 50S ribosomal protein L36 yields the protein MKVKTSVKAMCAKCKVVRRKGYLYVVCKSNPRHKQRQG
- the infA gene encoding translation initiation factor IF-1; translation: MDTKKSIEAAYGVVTEALPNTLFRVRLDGQENDILAYLGGKMRMNRIRVLVGDRVSVELDPYGGKGRIVKRM